The Pirellulales bacterium genome has a segment encoding these proteins:
- a CDS encoding exosortase-associated EpsI family protein, which produces MNQYLAPIAAVVLIALSIIPQAAWTQRFVPRETTAEQKAMADHLEELPMRFGNWVGEVQEMDETQREAAKIVGDFSVLYRNKLDPSQIVTIMVACGHGYDMCKHTPDQCFIASGFQMVGEEQRFPVDLPGGPAKFTTCHFRKDIPGQGPQNLRIFWSFNENGEWVSPTFRGQLTTSPAIYKIYATTIVASDTKDRANESVALPFLREFLPLIQRSLFPPAGSDAAAAGTEESPNGIPATTSPSDTTPQAEPVAPGEK; this is translated from the coding sequence ATGAACCAATATTTAGCGCCGATTGCCGCCGTTGTACTCATTGCTCTAAGCATCATTCCTCAAGCCGCATGGACCCAGCGTTTTGTTCCTCGCGAGACGACCGCCGAGCAAAAGGCGATGGCCGATCATCTTGAAGAATTGCCCATGCGTTTTGGCAATTGGGTCGGCGAAGTTCAGGAGATGGACGAGACCCAGCGGGAGGCGGCAAAGATCGTCGGCGATTTTTCCGTGCTGTATCGCAATAAGCTCGATCCAAGCCAAATTGTGACGATTATGGTTGCCTGTGGGCACGGCTATGACATGTGCAAGCACACACCCGATCAGTGCTTTATCGCTAGTGGCTTTCAGATGGTAGGCGAAGAGCAGCGATTTCCTGTCGATCTGCCAGGTGGGCCGGCCAAATTCACAACGTGCCATTTCCGCAAGGACATCCCGGGGCAAGGCCCGCAAAACCTCCGCATCTTTTGGAGCTTTAACGAAAATGGCGAATGGGTTTCGCCCACGTTCCGTGGCCAACTGACGACTTCGCCAGCGATCTATAAGATCTATGCCACGACGATTGTCGCCAGCGATACCAAGGATCGCGCCAACGAAAGCGTCGCATTGCCCTTTCTGCGAGAGTTTTTGCCGCTGATTCAACGATCGCTGTTTCCACCCGCTGGTAGTGATGCTGCCGCCGCTGGAACCGAAGAGTCGCCCAACGGCATTCCAGCAACTACGTCGCCCAGCGACACAACTCCTCAAGCGGAGCCAGTTGCACCAGGCGAAAAGTAA